The following coding sequences lie in one Vicia villosa cultivar HV-30 ecotype Madison, WI unplaced genomic scaffold, Vvil1.0 ctg.001100F_1_1, whole genome shotgun sequence genomic window:
- the LOC131633241 gene encoding uncharacterized protein LOC131633241, whose amino-acid sequence MDNNVTVNQGATRRTHTYTFHREGMVQLGQLGELVTGHNETVFSDNYGNILSLLYSRVDEWALSTLLQFYDPDIRCFTFSDYQLAPTLEEYSYLLNIKIQHRVPFVCVPEKPRLDYIANALYLSLGDVHDNWKKNGDTHGFYMSFLVEKAQEFADKGIWEAFNAILAALIYGIVMFPNIHKFVDLAAICLFMDKNPIPTLLADTYYSIHSRHGKRGAIRGCLPLLYKWFKSHLPASGPFVTSTQKWSQRIMGLTANDIVWYQFRTGISEVIIRCGNFGNVPLIGTRGCINYNPVLALRQLGYTMKSGPSDREIYQSVYFEKGADPIALEEIRKAWNNIHIGERSTLGAKNAIAMEPYTGWVKERVKTLLLPFPRVPLLYAQPPKISETMVSRERFDQVRVANLRLKEKDRDMDLKRYFLKQTKNELARELKTLKGESSQARKRVRTEKDGKAVVAPAEDPQKVIEKAIKEEKEKLRREYQEDLKAHKLRLEKETKSPPDLLDGVSIALCIETLLFVFEPTRLRKLL is encoded by the exons ATGGATAACAACGTGACCGTCAATCAAGGAGCTACAAGGCGCACACACACTTATACTTTCCATCGCGAGGGTATGGTTCAATTGGGACAATTGGGTGAATTGGTCACTGGTCATAATGAAACAGTGTTCAGTGACAATTATGGCAACATATTATCTCTTCTGTATTCGCGTGTCGACGAATGGGCCTTatctactcttcttcagttctacGACCCAGATATCCGTTGTTTCACATTTTCGGATTATCAGCTAGCTCCCACTCTCGAAGAGTACTCTTACCTCCTcaacatcaagattcaacacagagTGCCTTTTGTTTGTGTCCCAGAGAAACCTAGGTTGGATTacattgccaacgctctttatttgagcttggGGGATGTTCATGATAACTGGAAGAAGAATGGTGATACTCATGGCTTCTACATGAGTTTCCTGGTTGAAAAAGCTCAAGAATTTGCCGACAAAGGGATTTGGGAGGCTTTCAATGCTATTTTGGCCGCTCTGATCTATGGAATTGTGATGTTTCCcaacattcacaagttcgttgattTGGCTGCTATATGTCTTTTTATGGACAAGAATCCAATACCCACCCTATTGGCTGACACATATTATTCCATTCACTCTCGGCATGGTAAAAGAGGGGCTATTAGAGGTTGCTTGCCGCTGTTATATAAATGGTTCAAATCTCACTTGCCTGCTAGTGGTCCGTTTGTTACCTCTACTCAGAAATGGTCTCAGAGAATCATGGGACTTACTGCAAACGACATCGTATGGTATCAATTCCGAACAGGCATATCTGAAGTCATTATCAGGTGCGGAAACTTTGGTAACGTCCCGCTCATTGGGACAAGAGGATGTATTAACTACAACCCAGTTCTAGCTCTTCGTCAGTTGGGCTATACCATGAAGAGTGGGCCTTCGGATAGGGAGATTTACCAATCCGTATACTTTGAGAAGGGAGCTGACCCTATAGCGCTTGAGGAAATCAGGAAGGCCTGGAATAACATTCATATAGGTGAGAGATCCACTCTGGGAGCCAAGAATGCCATTGCTATGGAGCCCTATACTGGTTGGGTTAAGGAGAGAGTCAAGACACTTCTGTTACCATTCCCGAGGGTCCCTCTCTTATATGCACAACCTCCGAAGATATCAGAAACTATGGTATCAAGGGAACGTTTTGACCAGGTCCGCGTTGCCAATTTGAGACTGAAAGAGAAAGATAGGGATATGGATTTGAAGCGCTATTTCCTTAAACAGACAAAGAATGAACTGGCCCGTGAACTTAAAACTCTCAAAGGAGAGTCTTCTCAAGCCAGGAAGAGGGTTAGAACTGAAAAGGACGGAAAAGCTGTTGTCGCTCCTGCTGAAGATCCTCAAAAGGTTATAGAAAAGGCTataaaggaagaaaaagagaagCTCAGACGAGAGTATCAAGAAGACCTGAAAGCCCACAAGCTCCGACTGGAGAAAGAAACCAA ATCACCACCAgatttgttggatggggtctctaTTGCTCTTTGTATTGAAACGTTGTTATTTGTGTTTGAACCTACTCGCCTTAGGAAGCtattatga